The following proteins are encoded in a genomic region of Nonomuraea muscovyensis:
- the recD2 gene encoding SF1B family DNA helicase RecD2, producing MKEGADQPPGVALDAVLERITYANEETGYTIARVATERTGSDLLTVVGPLLGAQVGESLRLTGRWTSHPRYGRQFEVWSYTTVLPATVQGIRRYLGSGLIKGIGPKMAERIVDHFGTDTLEVIEKAPERLAEVPGLGPKRTRMIAAAWDEQKIIKEVMIFLQGVGVSTSIAVRIFKQYGEASVSVVRTTPYKLADDVWGIGFKTADTIAQAVGIPHDSPERVKAGLRYTLSQAADDGHCYLPAPNLVGDAVKILDVPAELVATCLEDLIAEEGVVREDIPAGDNTVPAVYLLPFHRAELSLAAGLLTLLRNGHDRLKTFADVDWERAETWLRGQTGADLAPEQRQAVRLALTQKVAVLTGGPGCGKSFTVRSIVTLARAKRARVTLAAPTGRAAKRLAELTGHEATTVHRLLQLRPGGEATYDRDNPLDADLVVVDEASMLDLLLANKLVKAVAPGAHLLFVGDVDQLPSVGAGEVLKDLLAADDIPRVRLTQIFRQAQESGVVVNAHRVNTGRHPAFEGMNDFFLFPCEEPEDIARLTVDVVARRIPRKFGLDPRRDVQVLAPMHRGAAGAGALNTALQEALTPARDGMPERRYGGRVFRIGDKVTQLRNNYDKGAAGVFNGTVGIVTDIRPDEHKLTVLTDEDEHVDYAFDELDELAHAYAVSIHRSQGSEYPAVVVPLATSAWMMLQRNLLYTAITRAKRLVVIVGSRRALAQAVRTKGAGRRHTGLTHRLSPR from the coding sequence GTGAAGGAAGGCGCGGACCAGCCCCCCGGCGTGGCGCTCGACGCCGTACTGGAGCGCATCACCTACGCCAACGAGGAGACCGGCTACACGATCGCCCGGGTGGCCACCGAACGCACCGGCTCCGACCTGCTGACCGTGGTCGGGCCGCTGCTCGGCGCCCAGGTCGGCGAGTCGCTGCGGCTGACCGGCCGCTGGACCTCCCACCCCCGCTACGGCCGCCAGTTCGAGGTGTGGTCCTACACCACCGTGCTGCCCGCCACCGTGCAGGGCATCCGCCGCTACCTCGGCTCCGGCCTCATCAAGGGCATCGGCCCCAAGATGGCCGAGCGGATCGTCGACCACTTCGGCACCGACACCCTCGAGGTGATCGAGAAGGCCCCCGAACGGCTGGCCGAGGTGCCCGGGCTCGGCCCCAAACGGACCAGGATGATCGCCGCCGCCTGGGACGAACAGAAGATCATCAAAGAGGTGATGATCTTCCTGCAGGGCGTCGGCGTGTCCACCTCCATCGCCGTGCGCATCTTCAAGCAGTACGGCGAGGCGTCCGTCTCCGTCGTCCGCACCACCCCCTACAAGCTCGCCGACGACGTGTGGGGCATCGGTTTCAAGACCGCCGACACCATCGCCCAGGCCGTCGGCATCCCCCACGACAGCCCCGAACGCGTCAAGGCGGGCCTGCGCTACACCCTGTCCCAGGCCGCCGACGACGGCCACTGCTACCTGCCCGCCCCCAACCTCGTCGGCGACGCCGTCAAGATCCTCGACGTGCCCGCCGAACTCGTCGCCACCTGCCTGGAAGACCTCATCGCCGAAGAAGGCGTCGTCCGCGAGGACATCCCGGCCGGCGACAACACCGTCCCCGCCGTCTACCTGCTGCCCTTCCACCGCGCCGAACTCTCCCTGGCCGCCGGCCTGCTGACGCTGCTGCGCAACGGCCACGACCGGCTCAAGACCTTCGCCGACGTCGACTGGGAACGCGCCGAGACCTGGCTGCGCGGCCAGACCGGCGCCGACCTCGCCCCCGAACAACGCCAGGCCGTCCGCCTCGCCCTCACCCAGAAGGTCGCCGTCCTCACCGGCGGCCCCGGCTGCGGCAAGAGCTTCACCGTCCGCTCCATCGTCACCCTCGCCCGCGCCAAACGCGCCCGCGTCACCCTCGCCGCACCCACCGGCCGCGCCGCCAAACGCCTGGCCGAACTCACCGGCCACGAAGCCACCACCGTCCACCGCCTGCTCCAGCTACGACCCGGCGGCGAGGCCACCTACGACCGCGACAACCCCCTCGACGCCGACCTCGTCGTCGTCGACGAAGCCTCCATGCTCGACCTGCTCCTGGCCAACAAACTCGTCAAAGCCGTAGCCCCCGGCGCCCACCTGCTGTTCGTCGGCGACGTCGACCAGCTTCCCTCCGTCGGCGCCGGTGAAGTGCTCAAGGACCTGCTCGCCGCCGACGACATCCCCCGCGTACGGCTGACCCAGATCTTCCGCCAGGCACAGGAATCCGGCGTCGTGGTCAACGCCCACCGCGTCAACACCGGCCGCCATCCCGCCTTCGAGGGCATGAACGACTTCTTCCTGTTCCCCTGCGAGGAACCCGAGGACATCGCCCGCCTCACCGTCGACGTGGTCGCCCGCCGCATCCCCCGAAAGTTCGGCCTCGACCCGCGCCGCGACGTCCAGGTGCTGGCCCCCATGCACCGCGGCGCCGCCGGCGCCGGCGCCCTCAACACCGCCCTGCAGGAAGCGCTCACCCCCGCCCGCGACGGAATGCCCGAACGCCGCTACGGCGGCCGCGTCTTCCGCATCGGCGACAAAGTCACCCAACTGCGCAACAACTACGACAAGGGCGCCGCCGGAGTGTTCAACGGCACCGTCGGCATCGTCACCGACATCCGCCCCGACGAACACAAGCTCACCGTCCTGACCGACGAGGACGAACACGTCGACTACGCCTTCGACGAACTCGACGAGCTGGCCCACGCCTACGCCGTCTCCATCCACCGCTCCCAGGGCAGCGAATACCCCGCCGTCGTCGTCCCCCTGGCCACCAGCGCCTGGATGATGCTGCAGCGCAACCTCCTCTACACCGCCATCACCCGCGCCAAACGACTCGTCGTCATCGTCGGCTCCCGCCGCGCCCTCGCCCAGGCCGTACGCACCAAGGGAGCCGGCCGCCGCCACACCGGCCTCACCCACCGCCTGTCCCCACGCTGA
- a CDS encoding L,D-transpeptidase, protein MNIASRWSKPTAGIALLAAATLTAACSGGNPVTGGSGTPDATTSATPQAPTIAITPAEGSTKVSPDKKIVVTASGGTLDEVTVDGGDEEVTGTYNADKTRWISKGTLKPSTAYKVTAKSGVTTTAGEFTTLKPERELKVADVTPNIKGEKIGVGAPIIVTFNQPVTEKAAVERTLQVEAEKPVQGAWRWINDTVIIYRTAKYWPAHQKVKLTADLAGVKAGKGTYGVEDYDTTLTIGAKVISKVDVNKKMMWVYKDGKRVQTMRISAGMATTREYTTTSGVHLTMERGNPVRMISPGRKKGDPGYYDVMINHAVRISNSGEYVHAKDNVWAQGVRNVSHGCVNARPDQAKWFHDTMQRGDVVDITGTNRELEWNNGWGFWQMSFTQWKKGSAVKEP, encoded by the coding sequence TTGAACATCGCGTCACGTTGGAGCAAACCCACAGCGGGAATCGCGCTGCTGGCCGCGGCCACCCTCACGGCCGCCTGCTCGGGCGGCAACCCCGTCACGGGCGGCTCCGGCACGCCCGACGCCACCACCTCCGCCACCCCACAGGCACCCACCATCGCCATCACCCCCGCCGAGGGCAGCACCAAGGTCAGCCCCGACAAGAAGATCGTCGTCACCGCCTCCGGAGGCACCCTCGACGAAGTCACCGTCGACGGCGGCGACGAAGAGGTCACCGGCACCTACAACGCCGACAAGACCCGATGGATCTCAAAGGGCACCCTCAAACCCTCCACCGCCTACAAGGTCACCGCCAAGTCCGGCGTCACCACCACCGCAGGCGAGTTCACCACCCTCAAACCCGAACGCGAACTCAAGGTCGCCGACGTCACCCCCAACATCAAGGGCGAGAAGATCGGCGTCGGCGCCCCCATCATCGTCACCTTCAACCAGCCCGTCACCGAAAAGGCCGCCGTCGAACGCACCCTCCAGGTCGAAGCCGAAAAGCCCGTCCAAGGCGCCTGGCGCTGGATCAACGACACCGTCATCATCTACCGCACCGCCAAGTACTGGCCCGCCCACCAGAAGGTCAAGCTCACCGCCGACCTCGCCGGCGTCAAAGCCGGCAAGGGCACCTACGGCGTCGAGGACTACGACACCACCCTCACCATCGGCGCCAAGGTCATCAGCAAGGTCGACGTCAACAAGAAGATGATGTGGGTCTACAAGGACGGCAAGCGCGTCCAGACCATGCGCATCAGCGCCGGCATGGCCACCACCCGCGAATACACCACCACCTCCGGCGTCCACCTCACCATGGAACGCGGCAACCCCGTCCGCATGATCTCCCCAGGCCGCAAAAAGGGCGACCCCGGCTACTACGACGTGATGATCAACCACGCCGTCCGCATCTCCAACTCCGGCGAATACGTCCACGCCAAGGACAACGTCTGGGCCCAAGGCGTACGCAACGTCAGCCACGGCTGCGTCAACGCCCGCCCCGACCAGGCCAAATGGTTCCACGACACCATGCAGCGCGGCGACGTCGTCGACATCACCGGCACCAACCGCGAACTCGAATGGAACAACGGCTGGGGCTTCTGGCAGATGTCCTTCACCCAGTGGAAGAAGGGCAGCGCCGTCAAGGAGCCGTGA
- a CDS encoding DinB family protein, producing MIDDFAKDNLHGRLRRDRKALLWKLDGLSEYDARRPLTATGTNLLGLVKHVASVEARYFGEVFDRPSPEPLPRWQDSDGSDLWATEDETRDQIIGFYRRTWEHSDATISELPLDTPGHVPWWPEPYPNTNLFAVMVHVLGESNRHAGHADILREGLDGRTGVRPEYEKQIDEEARAAYCAKIELAARAAAPIKA from the coding sequence ATGATCGACGATTTCGCGAAAGACAACCTGCACGGGAGACTGCGGCGGGACCGCAAGGCGCTGCTCTGGAAACTCGACGGCTTGTCCGAATACGACGCCCGCCGACCTTTGACAGCGACCGGGACCAACCTCCTCGGCCTGGTCAAACACGTGGCCAGCGTCGAGGCCAGGTACTTCGGCGAGGTCTTCGACCGCCCTTCCCCGGAACCGCTGCCCCGGTGGCAGGACTCCGACGGCAGCGATCTGTGGGCGACCGAGGACGAGACCCGCGATCAGATCATCGGGTTCTATCGGCGCACGTGGGAACACTCGGACGCGACGATCAGCGAGCTTCCCCTCGACACCCCCGGCCACGTGCCGTGGTGGCCGGAGCCTTATCCCAACACGAACCTGTTCGCCGTCATGGTCCATGTCCTCGGCGAGTCCAACCGGCATGCCGGGCACGCCGATATCCTGCGCGAGGGCCTCGACGGCCGGACCGGGGTACGCCCCGAATACGAGAAGCAGATCGACGAGGAAGCCCGTGCAGCCTACTGCGCGAAGATCGAACTGGCCGCCAGGGCGGCCGCACCCATCAAGGCCTAA
- a CDS encoding metal-sensitive transcriptional regulator, translating to MSEAMVGDAVTRLRQARGQLAGVIAMIEAGEDCTKVLTQLAAVSKAIDRAGFKLVASGLRHCNAAQERDEEAPMSVAELEKLFLALA from the coding sequence ATGAGTGAAGCGATGGTCGGCGACGCGGTGACGCGCCTGCGCCAGGCTCGCGGTCAGCTCGCCGGCGTGATCGCGATGATCGAGGCGGGCGAGGACTGCACCAAGGTGCTGACCCAGCTGGCCGCGGTCTCCAAGGCGATCGATCGGGCCGGGTTCAAGCTGGTCGCCAGCGGTCTACGGCACTGTAACGCCGCGCAAGAGCGGGATGAGGAGGCTCCGATGAGCGTGGCGGAGCTGGAGAAGCTGTTCCTGGCCCTCGCTTAG
- a CDS encoding rhodanese-like domain-containing protein, with amino-acid sequence MNTDSRTIDTATARALIASNPDALVVDVRTPAEFETAHISGAINLPLDQVDTHLRQIVTDAGGRMLLICQSGGRATQAHKKLCDAGLPDAVILAGGMNAWIASGAPVVRGRQRWSLERQVRVVAGGIVLASIVADLWLPGARFVGAFVGAGLVFAGLTDTCAMGMLLARLPYNRGAGADVDAALACIRRPGRNAA; translated from the coding sequence ATGAACACCGACTCCCGCACCATCGACACCGCCACGGCCCGAGCGCTGATCGCCTCCAATCCGGACGCGCTGGTCGTCGATGTCCGGACCCCCGCCGAGTTCGAGACCGCGCACATCAGCGGGGCGATCAACCTGCCGCTCGACCAGGTCGACACCCACCTGCGGCAGATCGTCACCGACGCCGGCGGGCGGATGCTGCTGATCTGCCAGTCCGGCGGCCGGGCCACGCAGGCGCACAAGAAGCTCTGCGACGCGGGACTGCCCGACGCGGTCATCCTCGCCGGCGGGATGAACGCCTGGATCGCCTCCGGTGCCCCGGTGGTGCGCGGCAGGCAGCGGTGGAGCCTGGAGCGTCAGGTCCGCGTGGTCGCCGGCGGGATCGTGCTGGCGTCCATCGTCGCCGATCTGTGGCTTCCCGGAGCGCGCTTTGTCGGCGCATTCGTCGGAGCTGGTTTGGTCTTCGCCGGGCTGACCGACACCTGCGCGATGGGCATGTTGCTCGCCCGCCTGCCGTACAACCGCGGCGCGGGCGCCGACGTGGACGCCGCGCTCGCCTGCATCCGCCGCCCCGGACGCAATGCGGCCTGA